In Limnobaculum parvum, one DNA window encodes the following:
- the iagB gene encoding type III secretion system invasion protein IagB: protein MKITAFFAFMAISTTSYATCWDEAAGYFNIDPRLLNAIAQVESGMKADAYNSNNNGSYDVGLMQINSSHFSRLKKLGVDEHVLVNDPCISVLVGASILSEMIGQYGYTWEAVGAYNAGMGEKRHDLRMKYAYRVWQRYQKLKER, encoded by the coding sequence ATGAAAATCACAGCTTTCTTTGCATTTATGGCAATCAGTACCACAAGTTATGCTACTTGCTGGGATGAGGCCGCCGGTTACTTCAATATTGACCCTCGTTTGTTGAATGCGATCGCTCAAGTTGAGTCGGGGATGAAGGCTGATGCCTATAATTCCAACAACAATGGCAGCTATGACGTTGGGTTGATGCAAATAAACAGTTCACACTTTTCTCGCTTGAAGAAATTAGGCGTTGATGAACATGTGCTGGTAAACGATCCCTGTATTTCCGTATTGGTAGGGGCTTCTATTTTATCGGAAATGATTGGTCAATATGGTTACACCTGGGAAGCCGTAGGTGCCTACAATGCCGGGATGGGTGAAAAACGTCACGATCTGAGAATGAAATATGCTTATCGGGTATGGCAGCGTTATCAAAAGCTGAAAGAAAGATAA
- a CDS encoding winged helix-turn-helix transcriptional regulator, producing the protein MNSDDNKMRYIQIRDNKPQEHIDKLIEILTPLASFKSYKQYRNIQLNNKNEPLCVLLTEGGASVCRHKDGMVITNAYAPTILGLTALGIMQSHYFLRTETDVTLGMLPVEVALESITQHNALMDLMYLQAYFIHSLTEREYALPGITIYESICLHLLQLMHEPDEIRQNTSAYTYIQERTNFSRSRIMNILSALKQGEYIKMENGKLQFVGKLPERF; encoded by the coding sequence ATGAATTCAGATGACAACAAAATGCGTTATATCCAGATACGCGATAATAAGCCGCAGGAACACATTGATAAGTTAATAGAGATTTTAACGCCGCTGGCCTCTTTTAAATCCTATAAGCAGTATCGAAATATTCAGCTCAACAATAAAAATGAACCCCTTTGTGTGTTACTAACAGAAGGTGGGGCATCCGTATGTCGGCATAAAGATGGCATGGTAATCACCAATGCTTACGCTCCGACTATCTTGGGATTAACTGCGTTGGGTATTATGCAAAGTCATTACTTTTTACGTACTGAAACCGACGTTACGTTGGGAATGTTACCGGTAGAAGTGGCACTGGAGAGCATAACTCAGCACAATGCATTGATGGACTTAATGTACTTGCAAGCCTACTTCATTCATAGCCTCACAGAGCGGGAATACGCTCTGCCTGGCATAACCATTTATGAATCTATCTGTTTGCACCTATTACAACTGATGCATGAACCCGATGAAATACGTCAAAATACCAGTGCTTACACTTACATTCAGGAGCGGACCAATTTTTCCCGTAGCCGTATTATGAACATTCTTTCTGCACTAAAGCAGGGGGAATACATCAAAATGGAAAATGGAAAATTACAGTTCGTTGGCAAACTACCAGAACGGTTCTAA
- a CDS encoding PKD domain-containing protein: MKMKMLSKAFMVLGLCGMASSAMALEAWSGQEGSDNFQVIYSGNVYANAWWVGASDCPASSIQNPDSNAWRFVRAATEPEIKQHGNPTTCDVSNGAGAVVSPDFDSAQAYTKGSVVAAAGATYKATADITAHTFEPGKPNPWKAYTAAPAWVSDKIYNAGDIVIVNGQGYQALFYTVGNNPSSVDNQSPNGNNGRPWAPLGPLTNFTDQDLSKAPTLNLETTYAAGTLVKYQNVPYVAQSQVHKVKPDDKTLWEIFIDWTGTKERVGKPNAAWPKHVYAPYVDFTLNSIPDMASLAKSQNITHYTLAFIVAKDGNTCLPTWGTAYNINDYTQYRKIKELRDAGGDVMVSIGGANNTPLAAACKNVDDLQKQYYDIVDNLNLNVLDFDIEGNWVADSESIQRRNEAVKKVQDRWRQEGRKVGIWYTLPILPTGLTQEGIYVLNDAKAKGVDLAGINVMSMDYGNSICQSAGTEGQNIHAKCATSAVDNLFTQVKAIWPNKDDAAVNAMLGTTPMIGYNDVQGEVFYLSDANVVYQQAKDRNIGMIGIWSMFRDQPGTAGYVGPENSGMTAQQAPIYAYSKVFAPFTTASDGQPVPPVTGNVPPVANAGISQTVDGTQAITLDGSGSSDQDGDALTYQWEQIGGPAVTLKGADAVTATFNIEQPIQHATYKFRLTVKDPEHSAYADTTVSVVNAAQPIAPTITLAPSWQVQSGSQVVITATATDPDSTGNQLTWSWTIPSELTQVTGQGTNTLTITAPSVTTVQSYQLTARVIDQNNLSATVNTALQINPVAVPTPTPSGDYQYDYPKDISKYTAGTRVLGKDGNIYECKPFPYSGWCSQAAWSYEPGKGVNWKDAWDKR; this comes from the coding sequence ATGAAGATGAAGATGCTATCGAAAGCATTTATGGTGTTGGGCTTATGTGGCATGGCTTCGTCGGCTATGGCACTGGAAGCCTGGAGCGGTCAGGAAGGAAGTGATAATTTTCAGGTCATATATTCCGGTAATGTCTACGCCAATGCTTGGTGGGTAGGGGCAAGTGATTGTCCTGCCAGCTCAATTCAGAATCCTGACAGTAATGCATGGCGTTTTGTTCGGGCAGCTACCGAACCGGAAATAAAACAGCATGGCAATCCGACAACCTGTGATGTCTCTAACGGCGCTGGCGCAGTCGTCTCCCCTGACTTTGATAGTGCGCAAGCCTATACCAAGGGAAGCGTAGTTGCTGCTGCGGGTGCCACCTATAAGGCAACAGCGGACATTACGGCACATACTTTTGAACCAGGAAAACCTAATCCTTGGAAGGCATATACAGCCGCGCCAGCATGGGTTTCTGATAAAATTTATAATGCTGGAGATATCGTTATTGTTAATGGACAGGGCTATCAGGCTTTGTTCTATACCGTCGGCAATAATCCATCCAGTGTTGATAACCAAAGCCCGAACGGCAATAACGGCCGACCATGGGCACCATTAGGTCCGCTGACTAACTTCACCGATCAGGACCTGTCTAAGGCACCAACGCTAAATCTCGAAACCACCTACGCAGCAGGGACATTGGTTAAATATCAAAACGTACCTTATGTTGCTCAATCTCAGGTTCATAAAGTGAAACCTGATGATAAAACCCTGTGGGAGATTTTCATTGATTGGACCGGGACTAAAGAGCGGGTCGGTAAGCCAAATGCGGCATGGCCAAAACATGTTTATGCCCCTTATGTGGACTTTACCCTAAACAGCATTCCAGATATGGCCTCGTTGGCGAAGAGTCAAAATATTACCCACTACACCTTAGCCTTTATTGTGGCTAAAGATGGCAATACCTGTCTGCCAACATGGGGTACGGCCTATAACATTAACGACTATACCCAATACAGAAAGATTAAAGAGCTGCGTGACGCCGGTGGTGACGTGATGGTCTCTATTGGTGGGGCAAACAATACCCCGCTGGCAGCCGCTTGTAAAAACGTAGATGACTTGCAGAAGCAGTACTACGACATTGTTGATAACCTCAATCTTAACGTTCTGGATTTTGACATTGAAGGTAACTGGGTTGCTGATAGCGAGTCGATCCAACGACGCAACGAAGCGGTAAAAAAAGTACAAGATCGCTGGCGTCAAGAAGGTCGTAAAGTGGGGATTTGGTATACCTTACCGATTCTGCCAACCGGCTTAACTCAGGAAGGGATTTATGTGCTGAACGATGCCAAAGCCAAAGGTGTCGATCTGGCGGGTATTAACGTGATGAGTATGGACTACGGTAATAGCATTTGTCAGTCAGCCGGTACCGAAGGTCAGAATATTCATGCTAAGTGCGCCACATCGGCGGTGGATAATCTGTTTACGCAAGTGAAAGCTATTTGGCCTAATAAAGACGATGCTGCGGTGAATGCGATGTTAGGTACAACACCAATGATCGGCTATAACGATGTTCAGGGGGAGGTGTTCTATCTGTCTGATGCAAATGTGGTTTACCAACAGGCGAAAGATCGTAACATCGGCATGATTGGTATTTGGTCCATGTTCCGTGACCAGCCAGGTACTGCTGGATACGTCGGGCCAGAGAATAGCGGGATGACAGCACAACAGGCACCAATATATGCCTACAGTAAAGTCTTTGCCCCATTCACTACGGCCAGTGATGGTCAGCCTGTTCCTCCGGTTACCGGAAATGTGCCTCCGGTTGCTAATGCGGGCATCAGCCAGACGGTCGATGGAACGCAGGCGATTACTCTGGATGGCTCTGGCTCCAGCGATCAGGACGGTGATGCACTGACTTATCAATGGGAGCAGATCGGTGGGCCAGCGGTTACCCTGAAGGGGGCCGATGCGGTGACAGCGACCTTTAATATTGAGCAACCGATACAGCACGCAACTTATAAGTTCCGTCTGACGGTTAAAGATCCAGAGCACAGTGCTTATGCAGATACCACCGTTTCCGTGGTTAACGCAGCGCAACCTATCGCACCAACGATAACATTGGCACCTAGCTGGCAAGTACAGAGTGGTAGTCAAGTTGTGATCACGGCAACGGCAACCGATCCTGATAGTACGGGTAATCAGCTAACTTGGAGTTGGACTATCCCGAGTGAACTGACTCAGGTTACCGGGCAAGGTACTAATACGCTGACGATTACAGCACCATCAGTCACTACCGTGCAGAGCTATCAACTGACGGCACGGGTTATCGATCAAAATAACCTGAGTGCAACGGTCAATACGGCGTTACAGATCAATCCTGTCGCTGTGCCAACACCAACACCGTCAGGGGATTATCAATATGATTATCCGAAAGATATCAGTAAATATACGGCAGGGACTCGTGTGTTAGGGAAAGATGGCAACATTTATGAGTGTAAACCATTCCCGTATTCTGGCTGGTGTAGCCAAGCGGCATGGTCTTATGAGCCGGGTAAGGGCGTTAACTGGAAAGACGCTTGGGATAAACGTTAA